From the genome of Lotus japonicus ecotype B-129 chromosome 6, LjGifu_v1.2, one region includes:
- the LOC130724160 gene encoding F-box/kelch-repeat protein At3g23880-like, translating into MRQLPSCLLLLPVLPEELILEILFRVPVRFLKRFMCVCKSWKTLISSSQFEKEHFRTSFSVTSMTHQRLVTLTNDDWKSITTCSMRSLFEDLLVPPKTVSLRVEPRWVYIIGSCNGLLCLSDDFGLFKLRNPFTGSASKRSPTIDVMWRTISQYGFGYDQVNDKYKVLITSNGETKVHTFGTNYWTTIQTFPSALPPECWDKVGQFVSGALNWLVLERDRIISFDLEKETYGEVLLPHNMDGDLPCNHVLHVLNNCLCLCYFTDIHCVVWLMKKYGIQESWTKMMLIPHYKIPVRNNNASFRVRPLCISENGVVLLETNENQLVMYDTKNGEVYYPSKIFGTYRVDIHIYHESYAPELAPKVRKGCRSNGCKNPPVGKFGYCDFHRSKSQARQRKRAAKRRKLEDTAHPAAIE; encoded by the exons ATGAGGCAACTACCTTCATGTTTGCTGTTGTTACCGGTCTTACCGGAGGAACTCATCTTGGAAATCCTTTTTAGGGTTCCGGTGAGATTCCTTAAAAGATTCATGTGCGTGTGCAAATCATGGAAAACACTAATCTCCAGTTCCCAATTCGAAAAGGAGCACTTTCGCACCTCATTCTCTGTTACAAGCATGACCCACCAACGATTGGTTACTTTAACCAATGATGACTGGAAATCAATAACAACATGTTCTATGCGGTCATTGTTCGAAGACCTATTAGTCCCTCCAAAAACCGTTAGCTTAAGGGTGGAACCCAGGTGGGTATATATTATAGGGTCGTGCAATGGGTTGTTGTGTTTATCTGATGATTTTGGTTTATTCAAATTGAGGAACCCGTTTACCGGATCAGCATCCAAGAGATCGCCAACCATTGATGTGATGTGGCGTACCATCTCACAGTATGGTTTCGGTTATGATCAAGTTAACGACAAGTACAAAGTGCTAATTACTTCTAACGGCGAGACCAAAGTTCATACCTTTGGTACTAATTATTGGACAACTATTCAGACTTTCCCGTCTGCGCTACCGCCAGAATGTTGGGATAAAGTAGGACAATTTGTGAGTGGTGCTCTTAATTGGTTGGTTTTGGAAAGAGATCGTATTATTTCCTTTGATTTGGAGAAGGAGACTTATGGTGAAGTGTTGCTTCCTCACAATATGGATGGTGACCTCCCCTGCAATCATGTGCTTCATGTCTTGAATAACTGTCTTTGTTTGTGTTACTTTACTGATATTCATTGCGTCGTGTGGTTGATGAAAAAGTACGGTATTCAAGAGTCTTGGACTAAAATGATGTTGATCCCTCATTACAAGATTCCTGTGCGCAATAATAATGCTTCTTTTCGCGTTCGCCCTTTGTGCATTTCAGAAAATGGCGTTGTTTTGTTGGAAACTAATGAAAACCAATTAGTTATGTATGACACAAAGAATGGCGAGGTGTATTATCCTAGTAAGATCTTCGGAACGTATCGAGTTGATATACATATATACCATGAGAGTTATGCTCCTGAACTTGCACCTAAAG TCAGGAAGGGTTGTCGGAGCAATGGATGCAAAAATCCACCTGT
- the LOC130726050 gene encoding cationic peroxidase 2-like, producing MERSLFRIAFLLLALASIVNTVHGQGSRVGFYRRTCPRAESIVRSAVESHVKSDRTLAAGLLRMHFHDCFVQGCDASVLIAGAGTERTAPPNLGLRGYEVIDDAKAKVEAACPGVVSCADILALAARDSVVLSGGLSWQVPTGRRDGRVSQASDVNNLPAPFDSVDVQKQKFAAKGLNTQDLVTLVGGHTIGTTACQFFSNRLYNFTSNGPDSSIDASFLPQLQALCPQNSGVSNRVALDTTSQNRFDTSYYANLRNGRGILLSDQALWNDASTKTFVRRYLGLRGLLGLKFNVEFGKSMVKMSNIELKTGSDGEIRKICSAFN from the exons ATGGAGCGAAGTTTGTTTAGAATTGCATTTCTTCTGCTTGCTTTGGCCAGTATTGTGAACACAGTGCATGGCCAAGGCTCGCGTGTGGGGTTCTATCGGCGAACATGTCCTCGTGCTGAATCCATTGTACGGTCCGCAGTTGAATCCCACGTGAAGTCTGATCGTACATTAGCAGCTGGTTTGCTGAGGATGCACTTCCATGATTGCTTCGTGCAAGGTTGTGACGCTTCTGTTCTCATTGCTGGCGCCGGCACCGAGAGAACCGCACCTCCAAATCTTGGCTTAAGAGGATATGAAGTTATTGATGATGCCAAGGCTAAGGTAGAGGCTGCATGCCCTGGTGTTGTGTCTTGTGCTGACATCCTTGCCCTTGCTGCTCGTGATTCCGTTGTTCTG AGTGGTGGACTGAGTTGGCAAGTGCCAACTGGGCGCAGAGATGGCCGCGTGTCACAAGCCTCAGATGTCAATAACTTACCTGCCCCTTTTGACTCTGTTGATGTCCAAAAACAGAAATTCGCAGCAAAGGGTCTCAACACTCAAGACCTCGTCACTCTTGTTG gTGGACATACCATTGGTACTACAGCTTGCCAATTCTTCAGTAACAGATTGTACAACTTCACTTCAAATGGTCCTGACTCTTCCATCGATGCTTCATTTCTTCCACAACTTCAAGCACTCTGCCCTCAAAACAGTGGTGTTTCTAATCGAGTTGCACTTGATACTACTAGTCAGAACAGATTTGACACATCTTACTATGCCAATTTGAGGAACGGTCGTGGAATTTTGCTATCTGATCAAGCACTTTGGAATGATGCTTCAACAAAAACCTTTGTGCGGAGGTACTTGGGCTTAAGAGGCTTGCTTGGATTAAAATTCAATGTGGAATTTGGAAAGTCAATGGTGAAGATGAGCAACATTGAGTTGAAGACAGGAAGTGATGGTGAAATTCGCAAGATATGTTCTGCTTTCAACTAG